The Macrobrachium nipponense isolate FS-2020 chromosome 1, ASM1510439v2, whole genome shotgun sequence genome includes a window with the following:
- the LOC135219648 gene encoding uncharacterized protein LOC135219648: MVSAKTIAVVVCVFLTIQLAASRAPHLRNCKNPCNTRFGQKVCCDSIHRNEPPRCPKTPRVLMDCEDKDIMVKPVKFQSCRTDDDCNNDELCCSDVCHSGPPKICIQSDINDHFFLH, translated from the exons GTATCCGCGAAAACTATTGCCGTTGTCGTATGTGTCTTTCTGACCATCCAATTAGCAGCAAGCCGGGCACCCCACCTGAGAAATTGCAAGAACCCTTGCAACACCCGATTCGGCCAAAAAGTCTGCTGCGATTCAATTCACAGAAATG AGCCTCCTAGGTGCCCCAAGACCCCAAGAGTCCTTATGGATTGTGAAGATAAGGACATCATGGTAAAGCCCGTCAAGTTTCAG TCCTGTCGCACTGACGACGACTGCAATAACGACGAGctgtgctgcagtgatgtgtgCCACTCCGGTCCTCCCAAAATCTGCATCCAGAGCGACATCAACGACCATTTCTTCCTGCACTAA